The genomic stretch gtttaacacatttttgcaaaatGCTATTTAATTGTCTCATAGGCGGATTTGATTGTCTCAGTCATTGAGTTGAATCACAAAAATTGTGTTTGAATATGACAAACGTAAAACTGACATTTCAGGCATGTAGGTGGGCATATCCCATccactgatttctttttttttttttttaaacctgttctctttttattctcttttaatttagaaatgtttgACTCAATTGAATAATTCAATTTGTTGCACTATTTCTGTGCAGACGGATTACCCAAAATGTGTCAGTttacaatttaaattaaaaatgaaaaaaaaaaaaatctaatccaTATTCTAGAGCACATGCTGGTTTCAGAATAGTGTCACCTTATTTCCTGTGTCTTAATAAATGCTTTGGTATCTAATGTGGAGTTGGTGGGAACCTTTGTTACAGCTTATTGTTTAGTGCTTTGTTCCAACTGTCCTGACACAGGCCCATGCTCCTGACCAGAGGACACTGTGAATGCTGAGTCACCTGAAACAGTGCGATCTTCTGGAAGGTGGCCAGGTTGACGTCCACAGCGATGGCAGTTCTCATCACCAAAGGCATCTTGTCCAGCAGCTCAGACTCATCTGGAGAGGACATGTCAACAGCATTTTCTTAATATCTCTGACTAGTTGCTTTGTCATTTCAATATTGTGAGCGGGAATAATTGTTTTGTGACTGCAACAAAGCAAAGCTTGTTCTGCCAAGATAACAAAAATTGTGATTATGagaaaaatgtttctgtgaTAGCTTTCTGTGGTGATGTATCCTGCCTTATGAACCAGCTAATCCTAAAAGAGTTTTATCAGTTTGATTTTCAGTAGAAAGTTTTAGTGTCTTATCTTTAGTGACTTACCCAGCATGCCCTGAGCGGCCCAGGTGTAGTTGTACCAGGTGCGGATTCTGTTCTGGATGTGCTTGGGGATCATATAGGTGTTCATGTAGGCAACACAGCCGTCCATTGATGCCCGAAAGTATGTCTcacctgctgttgctgctcctATGACGTCTCTCATCTGAAAGACAAATAGAAAGAAAGGCTTTTGGTAAGAAGTGCAAGATGAATAGAtaaaaaacacaccacagattttaaaacttaaaaatgtgaatttaaatgactgaatgaCTCAACTGGTTTAAGACCATCAGACAGTTGTCACATGATAGAGTtatgaataaaacatcagtttaaAAACTCAATCATCCTGCCTACCTGTCCAATCAAACTGGAGAACACAAAGACGCCAATGAAAAAGTTCAACATCTGAAAGGTGATCTCAAAGGTGGTTACAGGTTCTGGAAGACCACCGATGTTGATCAGACTGCGGACAGCATAGTAGTAGCAACGCAGGTACCTGTGGAAGGACAGGGTACATTTCCAAATTTCAGTTGTATAAAAATGACACTATAATGCCTCTATGCTGTGTTTTGCTCCGTTAAACCAACACAGTGCACACCCTGCTGTCTGGGGAATGTCTCAATGCATTCAGAGAAATACATAGAATCACTAACAGAGGTAGACAAAGGACCAAAAATGACATCCTTTAACACTTTTGCTGTATTGTCATTTGCAGTCATTTTGTGATAGACTGGAAAAGGCGCCATTTTACATGTCACCTCCTTAAACAAAACTGTGTAAATGGTTGGTATGGCGTTGCTATGGGCATGCTACAGGGATCTTTGGGTGTTGCTGGATACTTTCTCTGTGTTTAGGGAGGTTTCTAAGGTGTTGTTAGTTATTCCGGGTGTTTGGCAGAGCATGACTAGATGGTTGCTTGCTCAGCATGGTTGTTAAGGCGTTTCCAGGTGGCactatataaaaacataaaatggagGGCATTAAACACAATACAGTAAGTAGGGAGTGATTTACTGCAGAGAAACTGTGCATGGaaatttcagcaccatggacagagacacaaagaccacagagagagactgaatgTTTCAGCACCACGGAGAGCTCGACAACAAcgcaaacatcacaaacatcacaaacatcacaaacaacaacatgacaGTATAAAGTACATACGCGTTGCCCTTTCCGTCATACACCCATGTAGTCGTTGCAAGACCCTGGTGTACTGAggcaacaaaatacacacaggcGTTGAGATGGAGCACGAAGAGCAGGTAACCTGTGGTGCGAGCCACTCTGCATTAGAAAGAGAGCGACAGAAAAGACAGATGTAACTGAACTGATCTGTGTGTGGAATAAGGGTCATTTTAGTTGCAAATATTGTCAAGATACAGTAGTGAAAAACTCTAAACTGAGTAACAGCATGTATGCAGGCTGTGAAAACTGCAGAACAAGtaaaagagatgaaaatgagATAAATCAGCACAATGTAAAATTTAAACTGTGAacataaattgaaaaaaatattgtaatatgtatacattttacattatatgtatgtaatatgtatCTTTTTcgaatacattttttgtacatttaatgttttatatattaagaGGTCTGTAGAAGTgcaatttttcaaaaatgtgtcGTGGATATATAAATAACAAGATAACATAATAAATGACAAGCAATCAAAAAGTAAATGGTTCAGAAACTCTGAAACTGTCAACAGGCATCTTTTTTCTGCTTCCAGTTCCTCTAATGGCATACGTTTACACACAGTGTACTAAGAATTGGATAAACACCAGTATTCATTTGCTCCTGTCATTGTTCCAGGAGCATTTACCTCCAGATGTAGGCCTTGGCCATGATACTCTCGAGTCGATCGCTGAACTCAAAGAAGGAATCAACCTAGAACACGCAAGGAAACAAATCAGCTATTGGGGAACTGAACAGGAACTGAACGTAAAGTCTATTTAAAGCAAAATATATTTCTCAATTTTAGTCAAAATGATCAGTCTGCCTACCCTGATAAAGCGGTTGAGTCGGTATATGGAGGAGAATTCAAAGTGCAGGCAGAGAAGGTCAAAGGGGAGGATGCTGATTATGTCTATctaaaaagagacaaataaaaaaaaaaatcacaaaaagttACACAACAAGTATTTCTGTACCTCTGAGGTTACAGTGAGTGGCAGATTTCATTAAATTCTATAATTTTATCCCCATAACTCAAAAGATTTACTTTGCTGGGACATACACAGTGgttggtggaagaagtattaagaTCATTTACTCTAGTTCAAGTACCAGTACaaatatgtgaaaatactccattacaagtaaaagtctttcaatttaaaattgtaagtaaaagtacagacaTATTATCAGCAACATGAAGTACTTGACTGACAAATGAGTGTCAATACTGATGCACtaatgcattttactgttgcagctggtttaggtggagctaatttgtaatcactttatatacagtttggtagtttagtccagtggttcccaacctaggagTGGGGCCCGTCCAAACATAAacctgaggggttgtgagatgataaATGGggtaagaaaaaagaaaaagcaaagttCTGCTCCAcaaatttgtaaaaatgtttgctttttgtgccaaatactggataattttacctGTTTGAGGCTTGAACAATTATTGAAATGTAACCATGTGAGACGCTTAGAGGGGAAATCATTCTTTCTGCTAACTGCTACCAACGTCTGAAATTTGGGGCCCCAAGcaaacactgcttttttgtaaggggtcacaagccaaaaaggtttgcAATGTTATCATGTTTACTTATgtcaaatcttaatctgaatAGTAACCATACATATAATTGGACATATAATTCAATTCTCACCTTAAATCGCGGTGATTTCCGATAATGTACCTTAGTCTCAGCTCCGTCTTTCTGCAGGGGATAGAAgattttttcagtatttaaagcACAGACGATTTAGGACACGGGTCATAGTGATGCTTCATAATGCTTTGTGACTTACAATGATGTCCCCGGCTTTGACAAACTGTAGTCGGGGCTGCCACACCATGATGTCAATAACAGTCACTATGTCACTAAGAACATCACAAACTATCCAGTAAGGGTTGACAGTTTCATTATGGTAAGGGAAAGCCAACCGGGCAGTGCAAAACCAAACGTTGTAGTTGAATGCCAGCGCTACCACGGCCAACCAGCCAATATACCGCCGatctggagagagaaagacatacAGATTATTACAGTTTATATGTTCAGTTAACCGCAGCTGTCCTGTTCCCAGTGTTCATCTCACCTACCTGTGAAAGGATCTATGGTGTTTCCCAGGATGGTATCCATCTTGACCTCAATTGGACGGAAGAGGACGTCGAAGCAGGAGCAGCTGATGTCTGGGAGGATCTTCGCTTTCTTCTTGGCCTCCTCTGccagcctctcctcctctgctttcttCTCGGCCTCCAGCCTTTTCTCCTcgtcctttttcttcttctcctctgcctTTTTGGCTGCCTCTTCCGCCTTCTTTTTATCCGCTTCTTCTTTCGCTATCCgctcctcttccttcttcctGATGTAGTCCTCCTTCTTCAGAATCGGTGCTGAACGGGCAGAGAGAGTGACGGAGTGACGGTGAGTTAAACAGCCCTTTGACCGTATTTGTgcgtttgttttctgtctgcatgTTGGTTTGTCCATACTTACTGACAGGTGGGGTGATTTCTGGTGAAGTGGCATAAGGGTCTATGGCTTTCTCTCTGAGTATCTCTGTCCGCTCTCTTAACCTCTTGATCAAACTTCTGAGTGTGTCATCTGTGTAGCGGAAGTAGACAACAGGTGGAGGAGAGGGTGGAGGGGCTCCTTCACTGAAAagcaagaaagaagaaaggTGAATGAAGGAATGCCATAGAAAAGGTGACATTAAATAAGAGAGGAGGGAAGTGTCAGGGCATCGTTGGAGAACCACTGTTCCACTTTTATCTGAacattggaaaataaataaatctataaaCTCCATGATATCATCTCTCTAATTCAACTATTGtttaattggaaaaaaaaatctaaatgccTTAAATAGCGTATAAATCAtctaaaaagaacaaaattcATTCTTTGAAACCAAATTCAAACTTGCATGTGAACGCTATCCCTGATCATTCACTGTCACAAATACCACTAAGCTCCTAATCTCCTTTCCTACTTTAAAGCAGTCACAGGCTGCAAGTCACAGCGTGATCATGGCCGCTGTTACTGCAGCTAGCATGCAGTCTGTCCAGACACTGCACTTACTGTAAGGAAAGCTGAAACTATGCAGGTGGAACTATGCAGAGCACTCAGAGTAAACTGTCCATCTGTACAGCGTACGATGTTTGGAGAGTAAATATAAGTTTAGCTTTAAATGGCAGATATTAGCAACAGCCATGTCTTAAGTCAAATATATCACAGTAAACAGCTCTTATTGTTTACTATGCTGTGTGAAGCTGATGTAGTTCACGGAGTCCTGGAGACTAGAAGCACGAGGAGTTCCTGAAATAGACAGAGCTCAAGCTCCAGGGTCAAGGTATTCTTAGTcaggtttatttgtatagccACTAATCAGTCTCAACTAGCCTCACATTTCTActacaataaacaaataataaattttttaaaaatggatcttttaaatgttaaatgatcttttaacaaaaatatcttGTCATtacaaacagagctaaaagttcATTTAATCTACTATCCTCTCCTGCCAGAGGCAACACAATAGACCATAAAGATCTTCAGACATAGTGTTTTATTTACCATAATTGGTATATCGGTCTTCCTCTTGCCCATTCTCTgtagcacacagacacaaagttTCACACTGTAAAGAATTTAAAAAGCCTCGTGCCACAGATCAGGAACTTAGTGTTTGAGAACTCCGGATCTGTCATTACACAGCTGCACAGATACTCTTTTGGAAATATAAAGTAGTAGGGCAGCTAATTAAAGCCAACAGAAACATGCGGTGAAAAGGTAatatgtcagcatgctaaacacagatgaaaatactgctttgtcatttgctttttttaaatgtgtgattgTGACTAAAAAGCAAAGGTTTTTCTCAACTTTGATTCAGCCACCATCGAATGTACTCCTGTATTTGATGTACTGTACACTATATCTGCTGTGCATCCGTCCAACTGCACTGTCCCATCAGAATTCATGTGTTTTCCGCCTTCTCGTCCTCAATAATCTCAACAGATGACCATCTCCACAACAGTCAGTCCTTGAGATGAACACTTGCATGTGCATCATTGAATTACATTAATTTCCAAAATGGTTTGACTTGAACCAGAGACGTGCAGTTCATCGTCAGCGCCTAAACCCCTAGGCCGTGAACTTGCACagtcaaatcaaaacaattGCATCTcggaaaacaaaatctgtaaTTTCTAGCTTTAAGTAACGTCTGAGAGCTTGAAATGCCAGTACTGAGATATCCATCCATCATCTATACCCACTTACCCTTTGCAGGGTCGCAGgagactggagcctatccccaCTCGCACTGGGTGGGATGTTGAGTACACACAGTATATGATGCATTCTTACCCATCAGCCCCCTCTGGGTtggcaggagcagcagcagcagcagcaggagcagcagcagcagcaggagcagcaggagcagctggAGCAGCTGGAGCAGCTGGAGCAGCTGGAGCAGCTGGAGCAGGAAGAAAAATATAGCAGCACTTTTTAGTCAGTTTCTAACAACTGAACACTGATATCAAAGGGATACCAACTGGCCCAGGACAAAATGGAAGAACACCACAAAATTCTCCACTTAATCGTTTGCGTCACTGTAACAGACCCTCCATTGATATGTGTACACCAAGATATTCCTTAGACTACGCTCACTGGTCTTAACATGGTTGAGCTCATTGTCCCCCCGTCCTCAGATAATATAATTCCTTTTATCACTGGTCAGAAACACAAGAAGACAAGGAGACCGGCGAAAGAGTATGAAATGCAACCGAATATGGAGTTCAGACCACATAAACAGACTGCTCACCTGGTTTtggctcttcttctttcttgggctcttcttctttcttttcctcttcttttttgtcctcctctttcttttcttcctctttctttggCTGCTCTTCTTCATCCTTCTTTTCAGGGGGCTTTTCTTCCTGTAAATACACAATACTGGTAACAGCGGGCAGACAAGAGTAGACAAACAACGTCTTGAGACAAATAGGACGCAGCCCAACCATCAGTCGTAAAACTCATCTGTTTTGCTGTACATGCGTCTAGCACGCTGTggatccaaaaatgtcaaagtgtTAAATGCTACTGCAACAAATACAGGCCCAAGCTTCAGTTTTGAGATTTGCTGCTGATTAAGGCGTGCACCCAAACTACCCTTGTAGTTCATCCTCAGCAGTGTCCCCTTCCTCGGTTTTAGGAAAAATATTGCAGGCCCAGCAGTGAAACAGCAAAAGTAAATCTGCCCACGCAGGCCCACCCTCCCTGCCGAAGCTGCAGTGACTGCTCTTCATCAGTGCTAAGCTGCTTCAGAGGCTTTCACTGATCTGTGAGTCACCTGCCATGGCGACTCGTTATATGTGCTCAGTGTGACAAGCACACAGCAAGTACAGAAGCTGAGTAATTTAACGTTTGGTTTAAATGGTGCACATGTGAAAACTGCTAGACAGCTGTTTAGGGATCAGCTAATACAAATGAAcaatttcataaaataaaatcaacaaaaacagaaatgttaccTTTCTGGTCCAGGTCTTTTATATTTAAGATATTAGAAAGAGGCCTTACCTTAGGTGGTGGAGCTGGGGTAGAAGGTGGGGTAGCAGCTTGGGCAGGGGGGGGCTCTGGAGCCCCCATCAAGCTTCTCAAACGGCTGAACATGGCGGGGCTTGGTGTGGGCTACAGCGAACAGGCCTGCCCATCCACTTCTCCTCCTGAAGACCCTTCCCTATGTGGATCTCAGATCCTTAAAAGAGTCCCGGGATCCTCCGCAGTCCTTGTCTCACATCCAAACAACAGACTGTGGCAATTAATTGTCTCAGACCCATTAATGACCTGTGGGCACTCCCCTTTCTCCTGGAGTCAACACCAGATCAGCTGTCACAGCAGCTAATCACTGCCAGGCAAGACAACTGTCCTCTTGCAGTGCTGACTCAAGTCCAGACCTAGCCCCATTTAGAGGCCTAATTACTTTATCATTTGTTGGCAAAATAAGCGTCACAATAATCAATGTGTCTTCtcatcaaatgaaaataactgcCAGTCAAAGTAAGTTGGGGGATGGGGTTTTCATTATTATAACTGGTTACTAATTCTGACAATAagtttattcaaataaatgaaaacaactcaCAGTAATGCCTC from Siniperca chuatsi isolate FFG_IHB_CAS linkage group LG19, ASM2008510v1, whole genome shotgun sequence encodes the following:
- the LOC122866842 gene encoding cyclic nucleotide-gated cation channel beta-3-like encodes the protein MFSRLRSLMGAPEPPPAQAATPPSTPAPPPKEEKPPEKKDEEEQPKKEEEKKEEDKKEEEKKEEEPKKEEEPKPAAPAAPAAPAAPAAPAAPAAAAAPAAAAAAPANPEGADGEGAPPPSPPPVVYFRYTDDTLRSLIKRLRERTEILREKAIDPYATSPEITPPVTPILKKEDYIRKKEEERIAKEEADKKKAEEAAKKAEEKKKKDEEKRLEAEKKAEEERLAEEAKKKAKILPDISCSCFDVLFRPIEVKMDTILGNTIDPFTDRRYIGWLAVVALAFNYNVWFCTARLAFPYHNETVNPYWIVCDVLSDIVTVIDIMVWQPRLQFVKAGDIIKDGAETKVHYRKSPRFKIDIISILPFDLLCLHFEFSSIYRLNRFIRVDSFFEFSDRLESIMAKAYIWRVARTTGYLLFVLHLNACVYFVASVHQGLATTTWVYDGKGNAYLRCYYYAVRSLINIGGLPEPVTTFEITFQMLNFFIGVFVFSSLIGQMRDVIGAATAGETYFRASMDGCVAYMNTYMIPKHIQNRIRTWYNYTWAAQGMLDESELLDKMPLVMRTAIAVDVNLATFQKIALFQGCDQQMLVDMLLRLKSIIYLPGDFVVKKGDIGKEMYIIKSGAVQVVGGPDNSIVFVTLKAGCVFGEISLLQSAKDGGNRRTANVKAHGFANLFVLEKKDLFDILIHYPESQKVLARKGRKLIKAKGPAAAKTNEDKQKGMTLFGQKPPTPKLLKAFGNLRKGGFMDMLKKQAGEQK